The genomic region TTCGCCGCCTAAATCTTCACGCAACGCATGGGCGACAACGGCAGGAATATCCAGGTTAATACGTTCCAACAGCGCGTCACGTCGGTAGTCAGGGTTATAACGGCGAGGCGGCATGAGAAAACTCCAAATTGCTAACGAATCATAAGGTAGAAACATGCTACTCTGAAGCGGCTATTTGCACCACTCAAAAGGAGACTCTGCATGTTGTTAGACAAGGGCTGGCTGGTAGAGGCACGCCGGGTGCCTTCTCCGCATTACGATTGCCGCCCGGATGATGAAATGCCTTCTTTGCTGGTGGTGCACAATATTAGCCTGCCGCCCGGCGAGTTCGGCGGTCCGTGGATTGATGCACTATTCACCGGAGCAATTGATCCTGACGCCCATCCCTTTTTTGCTGAAATTGCGCATCTTCGTGTTTCCGCCCATTGTCTGATTCGCCGTGACGGTGAAATCGTTCAGTATGTTCCCTTTGATAAACGCGCGTGGCATGCCGGCGTGTCGTGTTATCAGGGGCGTGAGCGCTGCAATGATTTTTCGATTGGCATTGAGCTCGAAGGGACCGATACGTTGGCCTACACCGATGCGCAATACCACCAATTGGCGACAGTGACGCGCGCGCTGATAAAGTTATACCCGGCCATTGCCGAAAATATCACTGGACACTGCAATATTGCGCCTGAGCGTAAGACCGATCCCGGTCCGGCTTTTGACTGGGCAAGGTTTCGCGCCCTGGTCACCCCCTCGTCAAATAAGGAGATGACATGACGCTGTTTACGACATTACTGGTGCTGCTCGTCGAGCGCCTGTTCAAGCTGGGTGAACACTGGCAAATAGATCACCGGTTAGAGACGTTCTTCCGGCGGATCAAACGCTTCTCAATGGCGCGGACGATAGGGATGACGATCGTTGCCATGCTGATCACATTCTTGCTTCTGCGCGCGCTGGATGGACTGCTGTTTGATGTGCCAACTATCGTGGTGTGGATCCTGACTGGACTGCTATGTATAGGGGCCGGGAAGGTGCGAATGCACTACCACGCTTACCTTAATGCCGCTTCGCGCGACGATGCTCATGCCCGCACGACAATGGCCAGTGAACTTACGCTGATCCACGGTGTACCGCCGGACTGCGATGAGCGAGACTTTTTGCGTGAGCTACAAAATGCGCTGCTGTGGATAAACTTTCGGTTCTATCTCGCGCCGCTGTTCTGGTTTATCGCCGGTGGATCGTGGGGACCGGTGCTGCTGGTGGGCTATGCGTTCTTACGCTCGTGGCAGTCCTGGCTGGCGCGTTATCTGACGCCACATGAGCGTTTACAATCCGGCATTGATGCCATTTTGCACGTTGTGGATTGGATCCCTGTGCGTCTCGTTGGCGTTGTGTACGCCTTGATCGGTCATGGTGAAAAAGCGCTGCCGGCGTGGTTTGCTTCGCTGGCGGATTTGCACACGTCGCAGTATCACGTTCTGGCTCGTCTGGCGCAGTTCTCGCTGGCACGCGAGCCTCATACCGATAAAGTCGAAACGCCGAAAGCGGCGGTGTCTATGGCCAAGAAAACCTCGCTGGTGCTGGTGGTGGTTATCGCATTGCTGACGATTTACGGGACGTTGATTTAATGCTGGACGGCGGCGTAAAACGCCTTATCCGGCCTACAGACAGTACATTTCCGTAGGCCGGATTAGCGCAGCGCCATCCGGCAAAACAATCAGTTAAAGCGTATCCGCAGGCGGGATGCCGAAGTCAGGCATCCCGTTTTCATCCCAGCGAACCAACTTCAGGCGAGTATGGCGGTTGGGATCGTAGAGCGGGTCACCTTCGATTTCAGTGTAGTTGCGGGCGTGATACACCAGTACATCTTCCCCTTCCGGTGTCTGCGTGAAACTGTTGTGTCCTGGTCCATACTGGCGGTTTTCATAGCTAGTGGCGAATACCGGGCGCGGCGATTTATGCCAGTTCGCCGGGTTTAGCGGATCGGCATTGACGTCAATCCACAGCAAACCCATGCAGTAGTTTTCATCCGTAGCGCTGGCGGAATAGCTGATAAACAGCCTGTCGCCATGGGTCAGCACCGCCGGACCTTCATTCACCCAAAAGCCCCGGCACTCCCAGTCGTACTCAGGATGGCTGAGCATCACCGGTTCGCCTTTGATCGTCCACGGGTTTGCCATTTCGGCGAGGTAAATATTGGAATTACCTGCGATATCCGGCGATTTTTGCGCCCACAAATACCACTGTTTCCCCTGATGGTGGAACGTTGTGGCATCCAGCGCAAAGGTGTCAAACGGCGTTATGATCTGTCCTTTTTCCGTCCAGGTTCCGCTCAGCGGATCGGCATCGGCACATTCCAGCGCGTACATACGATGCTGAAACATGCCCAGTTTATCGAGCGCCTGGGTATGCGCCGCGGCAAAGTAGATGTACCACTTGCCGTTCAGGTGATGAATCTCCGGTGCCCAGATGAGTTCACACATTGGGCCTGTGTCAGGCTTGCGCCACACGATGACAGGCGGTGCCGAACGCAGGCCTTCCAGCGAATTCGCCCGACGGATTTCCAGTCGATCGTACTCCGGTACGGAGGCAATAAAGTAATAGTCGTGACCGTCGCGAAGAATAAACGGATCGGCTCGCTGTTCAATAAACGGGTTTGGCCAGTTCTGCATTAGGCTTTCCTTACGCTTTCGGCGGCTTTTAATTCCTGATAATCATTCAGCTCGCGGTAGTTTGTACGACGCTTTTCCAGGTCGTCCTGGATCTGCTTCATTAGCTCACGGTCAACCTTCAACAAGCGCACGACGCCTGCGGTGATAAGATACCCCACGCCCGGAATGACGGTAAAAAGCAGCATGATGCCGTTAATCGCCGTGTCGCTCTGCGCTTTCGCGCCCGCGTCGTAACCGTACCAGGAGAGCAGGAACCCCACCATCGCCCCGGCAATCGCCAGGCCAAGTTTCAGGAAGAACAGATTGCCAGAGAAGCTGATGCCGGTGATACGTTTACCCGTTTTCCACTCACCGTAATCGTCAACGTCTGCCATTAGTGACCAGTGCAGCGGGGAAGGGATCTGATGGAGAATGTTGAGTAGGAAATAGAGCACCACAATCATCAGCGTGGCTTTCGGGTCGAAGAAGTAAAACGCGCAGGAGAAAATGGCCAGCGCGATGTTGGTCCAGAAGAAGACCTTCAGCTTGCACCAGCGGTCAGTCAGGACTTTGGCTAAAACGCTGCCGAGCATCATACCGACGACGCCCAGACTGATGAATATTGTCGCGAAATGGGTGCTTTCCCCCATCACCCAGGTGACGTAGTACATGGTTGCCGCCATGCGGATGAAGCCCGGGCAGACGTTACACAGCGTCAGCAACAGAATGCGTATCCACTGGTCATTTTTCCACACGTCTTTGAAGTCATTTTTCATGTCGTCATGGGTGGGAACGGCAGGGCGGACGCGCTCGCGGACGGTAGCAAAGCAGAAGAGAAACATGCACATGCCGACAATGGCCAGCACGGTCATCGCCATCTGATAGCCCTTCGCTTTATTACCGCCACCGAACCAGTCAACCATGGGCAGCAGAGTAAGTGACAGTAGCAGGGTGGCAATACCGACCAGAACAAAGCGGTAAGACTGACAAGCCACTCGCTCCTTGGGATCGTTGGTGATCACGCCGCCCAGAGAGCAATAGGGAATGTTGATCGCCGTGTAGGTCAAAGACAGCAGAAAGTAGGTGACAAACGCATAGATAACTTTGCTGCTGTAGGTCCATTCCGGAGTGGTAAACATCAGAATGCTGAACAGCGCATAAGGGAATGCAATCCACAATAACCAGGGGCGAAAGCGACCGTACTTACTCTGCGTACGGTCAGCAATAGCGCCCATAATGGGGTCGGTGACTGCGTCGATAACCCGAACCGACAGCAGCAGAACCCCCACCAGCGCCGGGGCCAGACCAAAAATATCCGTATAAAAATAGTTTACAAACAGCATGATGGCACCAAAAATGATGTTGCATCCCGCGTCGCCCATGCCATAGCCAATCTTTTCTTTAACCGACAGCTTACCGTTAACCATTGAGACTTCTCCCCTTCAAGGTGGTGAGAAGAATTATTCGTCTGCTAAGGAAAATTTGCGTTGCAGGATAGCGTCGCTGATATGGATGAAAGTGCTATTGAGAGGAAAGTGTGAGGCAGATAACAACCCTCACCCTGGATGGGTGAGGGCAGGGGGATTAATGCGCTTTAACCGGCTTTGCGGTTTTCTGCTTGCAGATATAACCGACACCTAAAATGACTAACCAGACCGGGATCAGGTAAACCGAAATCGCCATGCCCGGCGTCATCAGCATAATGACCAGTACGGCGGCCATAAAGATCAGGCAGACCCAGTTCCCCAGCGGATACAGCAGAGCCGGGAAGCGTGTTTTCACGCCCTGTTGCTGCTTGGCGCGACGGAATTTCATATGCGCCAGGCTAATCATTGCCCAGTTGATCACCAGTGCAGAAACCACCAGCGCCATCAGCAGACCGAATGCGGATTCCGGCGCCATGTAGTTTATCAGCACGCACAGCGCGGTAACGATCGCAGAAACGATGATGGTGTTAACCGGCACGCCGCGCTTATCCACGCTGAGCAGGAATTTCGGCGCGTTGCCTTGTTGTGCCAGGCCAAACAGCATACGGCTGTTGCAGTAAACGCAGCTATTGTAGACCGACAAAGCGGCCGTCAATACCACCACGTTCAGCGCATTCGCTACAAAGGTATCGCCCAGCTCATGGAAAATCAGGACAAACGGGCTGGTATCGGCAGTCACGCGCGTCCACGGCAGCAGTGAAAGCAGAACTGCCAGCGAACCCACATAGAAAATCAGAATGCGATAGATTACCTGGTTAGTGGCTTTCGGGATGCTCTGCTCCGGATTATCTGCTTCAGCAGCGGTGATACCCACCAGTTCCAGCCCACCGAAAGAGAACATGATGATGGCCATCATCATTACCAGTCCGGTCATACCGTGAGGCAGGAAACCGCCTTGCTCCCACAGGTTACGCACGGTCGCCTGCGGTCCGCCGTTACCGCTGAACAACAGCCAGCCGCCGAACAGAATCATCGCCACTACTGCGATCACTTTAATGATGGCGAACCAGAACTCCATCTCACCAAACACTTTAACGTTGGTCAGGTTGATGGCGTTGATCACCACAAAGAAGACGGCAGCGGAAGCCCAGGTGGGGATTTCCGGGTACCAGAACTGAATATATTTCCCGACGGCTGTCAGTTCCGCCATCGCCACCAGTACATACAGCACCCAGTAGTTCCAGCCTGATGCGAAGCCAGCAAAACTGCCCCAGTATTTATAGGCAAAGTGGCTGAATGAACCCGCGACCGGCTCTTCAACGACCATCTCACCTAACTGACGCATAATAAGAAAAGCGATAAAACCAGCAATTGCGTACCCCAGAATGATACCAGGACCCGCAGACTGGATAACGGAGGCGCTTCCCAGGAACAGGCCTGTTCCTATCGCGCCACCCAGCGCGATAAGCTGAATATGGCGATTTTTAAGACCGCGCTTTAGCTGCTCGCCATGCTGCTGACTTTCCATCATGAAACCTCGTGTGTGGTTACTCTTCATACTTCAGGTCGCTTAGTCGCGACTCAAACTATTATGAGTCATTATTTTTTTACCACGCAGGATGCGTGTGTACGTTTGCAATTCCATTTATTGTATTTATTTGTTTACAACGCTTGGTTTTAAAATGTCGCTGTAACTCTTTTGTCACGGTAAGAATAATGGTATGCGCCAGCGAATGCACCTGCTTTATGTCAGGTTGTGACGAGTCGAGTGAAAAGTAAACAATTGTAAAAGCTGCCCGCGTCCCGCCTGTAAGAATCCTTTACAACTGCCAGTGAGTGAATATTCACTTTTATTGACTATGCATGCAATTGAAACGGTTCAGATCGGATTTTTCTTCGTTTAAATATCGTTAAATCGGCCTGGCGAAGAGTAAATTTAACATTTGTGCATAGTTACAAGTTTGAAACGTTACATCTGTGATGTTGTTAAAATGTGCACTGTTTCCTGATTTCAATCAAAGCCTGTATGGACAGAAGGTGAATACTTTGTTACTTTAGCGTCACAGATATTAAATTGGTAAGACCAATTGACTCCGGGCAAATGGCTTAAGACAGGACATCATGGCCTACAGCAAAATCCGCCAACCAAAATTATCCGATGTGATTGAGCAACAGCTGGAGTTTTTGATCCTTGAGGGCACGTTACGCCCCGGCGAAAAACTCCCTCCGGAACGCGAACTGGCGAAACAGTTTGACGTCTCCCGTCCCTCTCTGCGTGAGGCGATTCAACGCCTTGAAGCAAAGGGACTGCTGCTTCGTCGCCAGGGTGGCGGCACGTTTGTTCAGAGTAGTTTGTGGCAGAGCTTTAGCGATCCCCTGGTGGAACTGCTCTCCGACCATCCCGAATCCCAGTTTGACCTGCTTGAGACGCGCCATGCGCTGGAAGGCATTGCCGCATACTACGCGGCGCTACGCAGCACGGATGAAGACAAAACGCGTATTCGTGAACTGCACCATGCTATCGAGTTGGCTCAGGAGTCTGGCGATCTGGACGGGGAGTCCGATGCGGTCCTCCAGTATCAAATTGCTGTCACCGAAGCGGCACACAATGTGGTTTTGCTCCATCTGCTAAGGTGTATGGAGCCTATGTTGGCTCAGAACGTCCGTCAGAACTTTGAATTGCTCTATTCGCGTCGCGAGATGCTTCCGCTGGTGAGTAGTCACCGCACCCGTATATTCGAAGCGATTATTGCCGGTAAACCCGAAGAGGCGCGTGAAGCCTCTCATCGTCACCTGGCGTTTATCGAAGAAATTCTGTTGGACAGAAGCCGTGAGGAGAGCCGTCGTGAACGCGCCTTACGTCGTCTGGAGCAGCGAAAGAATTAATGATTTTTCTGGCAGAACGTTAACCAGAAGATGTTGTAAATCAAGCGCGAATTTAAAGCGCGGCAACTAAACGCAGAACCTGTCTTATTAAGCTTTCTCACGAAAGCTTAATGGGACAGGTTCCAGATAACTCAACGTATTAGATAGATAAGGAAAAACCCATGTCAGAACGTTTCCCAAATGACGTGGATCCGATCGAAACTCGCGACTGGCTACAGGCGATCGAATCGGTCATCCGTGAAGAAGGTGTTGAGCGTGCTCAGTATCTGATCGACCAACTGCTTTCAGAAGCGCGCAAAGGCGGCGTGAAAGTGGCGGCAGGTGCAGGGGCCAGCAATTACATCAACACTATTGCCGTTGAAGATGAACCGGAATATCCGGGCAATCTGGAGCTGGAGCGCCGTATTCGTTCTGCTATCCGTTGGAACGCCATCATGACCGTGCTGCGTGCGTCTAAAAAAGACCTCGAGCTGGGTGGTCACATGGCATCCTTCCAGTCTTCCGCAACCGTGTATGATGTTTGCTTCAACCACTTCTTCCGTGCCCGCAACGAGCAGGATGGCGGCGACCTGGTTTACTTCCAGGGCCACATCTCTCCGGGCGTTTACGCACGTGCATTCCTGGAAGGCCGTCTGACCGAAGAGCAGATGGACAACTTCCGTCAGGAAGTTCATGGCAATGGCCTGTCTTCCTACCCGCACCCGAAACTGATGCCGGAATTCTGGCAGTTCCCGACCGTATCTATGGGTCTGGGCCCAATCGGTGCGATCTACCAGGCGAAATTCCTGAAGTACCTGGAACACCGCGGCCTGAAAGATACCTCTAAACAGACCGTTTACGCCTTCCTGGGCGACGGTGAAATGGACGAGCCGGAATCTAAAGGTGCGATCACCATCGCGACCCGTGAGAAACTGGACAACCTGGTCTTCATCATCAACTGTAACCTGCAACGTCTGGATGGCCCGGTCACCGGTAACGGCAAAATCGTTAACGAACTGGAAGGTATCTTCGACGGCGCTGGCTGGAACGTCATTAAAGTGATGTGGGGCAGCCGTTGGGATGAACTGCTGCGTAAAGATACCAGCGGTAAACTGATCCAACTGATGAACGAAACCGTTGACGGCGACTATCAGACCTTTAAATCCAAAGACGGCGCGTACGTTCGCGAACACTTCTTCGGTAAATACCCGGAGACTGCTGCACTGGTTGCCGACTGGACTGATGAGCAGATCTGGGCCCTGAACCGTGGTGGTCACGATCCGAAGAAAGTCTACGCTGCACTGAAAAAAGCGCAGGAAACCAAAGGCAAAGCAACTGTGATCCTCGCTCATACCATCAAAGGTTATGGCATGGGTGACACCGCTGAAGGTAAAAACATCGCTCACCAGGTGAAGAAAATGAACATGGACGGCGTGCGTTATATCCGCGACCGCTTCAATGTTCCGGTTACCGACGAGCAGGTTGAAAAACTCTCTTACATCACCTTCCCGGAAGGTTCTGAAGAGCACAAGTACCTGCACGAACGTCGTCAGGCGCTGCACGGCTACCTGCCGTCTCGTCAGCCGAACTTCACCGAGAAGCTGGAACTGCCGACCCTGGAAGACTTCGGTGCGCTGCTGGAAGAGCAGAACAAAGAAATCTCCACCACTATCGCTTTCGTCCGTGCCCTGAACGTGATGCTGAAAAACAAGTCGATCAAAGATCGCCTGGTGCCAATCATCGCTGACGAAGCGCGTACTTTCGGTATGGAAGGTCTGTTCCGTCAGATCGGTATTTACAGCCCGAACGGCCAGCAGTACACCCCGCAGGACCGTGAGCAGGTTGCCTACTACAAAGAAGACGAGAAAGGTCAGATCCTGCAGGAAGGTATCAACGAGCTGGGCGCAGGTTCTTCCTGGCTGGCCGCTGCTACTTCTTACAGCACCAACGATCTGCCGATGATCCCGTTCTACATCTACTACTCCATGTTCGGTTTCCAGCGTATCGGCGATCTGTGCTGGGCAGCAGGTGACCAGCAGGCGCGTGGCTTCCTGATCGGCGGTACCTCCGGTCGTACCACCCTGAACGGTGAAGGTCTGCAGCACGAAGATGGCCATAGCCACATTCAGTCTCTGACTATCCCGAACTGTATCTCTTACGATCCGTCTTACGCGTACGAAGTTGCGGTCATCATGCACGATGGTCTGCAGCGCATGTACGGTGAGAAACAAGAGAACGTTTACTACTACATCACCACCCTGAACGAAAACTACCACATGCCGGCGATGCCGGAAGGTGCTGAGGAAGGTATCCGTAAAGGTATCTATAAACTCGAAACCCTCGAAGGTAGCAAAGGTAAAGTTCAGCTCTTAGGCTCCGGTTCTATCCTGCGTCACGTGCGTGAAGCAGCACAGATCCTGGCGAAAGACTACGGCGTGGGCTCTGACGTATATAGCGTCACTTCCTTCACTGAACTGGCACGTGATGGTCAGGACTGTGAGCGCTGGAACATGCTGCACCCGCTGGAAACTCCGCGCGTTCCGTACATCGCTCAGGTGATGAACGACGCACCGGCAGTAGCATCTACTGACTATATGAAACTGTTTGCTGAGCAGGTTCGTACTTATGTACCGGCTGATGATTACCGTGTACTGGGTACCGACGGTTTCGGTCGCTCTGACAGCCGTGAAAACCTGCGTCACCACTTCGAAGTGGATGCGTCCTACGTGGTTGTAGCGGCTCTGGGCGAACTGGCTAAACGTGGCGAAATCGATAAGAAAGTGGTTGCGGAAGCAATTACCAAATTCAACATCGATGCAGAAAAAGTTAACCCGCGTCTGGCGTAAGAGGTAAAAGAATAATGGCTATCGAAATCAAAGTACCGGACATCGGGGCAGATGAAGTTGAAATCACCGAGATCCTGGTCAAAGTTGGCGACAAGGTTGAAGCAGAACAGTCGCTGATCACCGTAGAAGGCGACAAAGCCTCTATGGAAGTCCCGTCTCCGCAGGCTGGCGTTGTTAAAGAGATCAAAGTCTCTGTTGGCGACAAAACCGAGACTGGCAAACTGATTATGATTTTCGATTCCGCCGACGGTGCAGCAGCAGCTGCACCTGCGCAGGAAGAGAAAAAAGAAGCGGCTCCGGCAGCGGAACCTGCTGCTGCGGCAGCGAAAGAAGTCAACGTACCGGATATCGGCGGCGACGAAGTTGAAGTCACCGAAATCATGGTTAAAGTCGGCGACACCGTTGCCGCTGAACAGTCTCTGATCACCGTTGAAGGCGACAAAGCGTCAATGGAAGTTCCGGCACCGTTCGCGGGCACCGTGAAAGAGATCAAGATCAACACGGGCGACAAAGTGTCTACCGGCTCTCTGATCATGATCTTCGAAGTCGCGGGCGAAGCGGGTGCTGCGGCTCCAGCGAAAGCGGAAGCTACACCGGCACAGGCGGCTGCACCCGCAGCTGCTGGCGGCGCGAAAGAGGTTAACGTACCGGACATCGGCGGTGACGAAGTTGAAGTGACCGAAGTGATGGTGAAAGTGGGCGACAAAGTGGCCGCTGAACAGTCACTGATCACCGTTGAAGGCGACAAAGCTTCTATGGAAGTTCCGGCGCCGTTCGCGGGCACCGTAAAAGAAATCAAAATCAGCACTGGCGACAAAGTCAAAACCGGCTCCCTGATTATGGTCTTCGAAGTAGAAGGCGCTGCGCCTGCCGCAGCTCCGGCTGCAGCACCAGCATCTGCTGCTGCACCGGCTCAGGCTGCTAAACCCGCTGCTGCGCCTGCGGCAAAAGCGGAAGGCAAATCTGAATTCGCTGAAAATGACGCTTACGTCCACGCGACTCCGCTGATTCGCCGCCTGGCGCGCGAATTCGGTGTGAACCTGGCGAAAGTGAAAGGGACTGGCCGTAAAGGTCGTATCCTGCGCGAAGACGTTCAGACCTATGTGAAAGAGGCTATCAAGCGCGCTGAATCTGCTCCTGCAGCAACGGGCGGCGGTATCCCGGGCATGCTGCCATGGCCGAAAGTGGACTTCAGCAAGTTTGGCGAAATCGAAGAAGTGGAACTGGGCCGCATTCAGAAAATCTCTGGTGCTAACCTGAGCCGTAACTGGGTGATGATCCCGCACGTTACGCACTTCGACAAAACCGATATCACCGATCTGGAAGCGTTCCGTAAACAGCAGAACGCTGAAGCTGAGAAGCGTAAACTGGACGTGAAATTCACCCCAGTGGTCTTCATCATGAAGGCAGTCGCTGCGGCGCTTGAGCAGATGCCTCGCTTCAACAGCTCCCTGTCTGAAGACGGTCAGCGTCTGACGCTGAAGAAATACATCAATATCGGTGTTGCGGTTGATACGCCAAATGGTCTGGTCGTTCCGGTCTTCAAAGACGTGAACAAGAAGAGCATTACTGAGCTGTCTCGCGAACTGACCACCATCTCCAAAAAAGCGCGTGATGGTAAGCTGACTGCCGGCGAAATGCAGGGCGGCTGCTTCACTATCTCCAGCATCGGCGGCCTGGGTACCACCCACTTCGCGCCGATTGTGAACGCGCCGGAAGTGGCTATCCTCGGTGTGTCTAAATCCGCGATGGAACCGGTGTGGAATGGCAAAGAGTTCGTGCCGCGTCTGATGATGCCAATCTCTCTGTCCTTCGACCACCGTGTGATCGACGGTGCTGATGGTGCGCGTTTCATTACCATCATCAACAACACCCTGAGCGACATTCGCCGCCTGGTGATGTAATCGAAAAGCCGGCCTGACGGCCGGCTTTTTTCTGGTAACCTCATGATGGTAATGAGGTTATGAGAGTTAAAGAAAAATCGTTGCCGTTTTGTTGTTTCAAAATTGTTAACAATTTTGTAAAATACGGACGGATAGAACGACCCGGTGGACGACGGGTATAAATTAAGAGGTCATGATGAGCACAGAAATCAAAACTCAGGTCGTAGTACTTGGGGCAGGCCCGGCAGGTTACTCCGCAGCATTCCGCGCAGCGGATTTAGGTCTGGAAACCGTCATCGTAGAACGTTACAACACCCTTGGTGGTGTTTGTCTGAACGTCGGCTGTATCCCTTCTAAAGCGCTGCTGCACGTAGCGAAAGTTATCGAAGAAGCCAAAGCGCTGGCTGAACACGGTATTGTCTTCGGCGAGCCGAAAACCGATATCGACAAAATTCGTACCTGGAAAGAGAAAGTTATCACTCAACTGACCGGTGGCCTGGCAGGTATGGCCAAAGGCCGTAAAGTGAAAGTGGTAAACGGTCTGGGTAAATTCACCGGGGCTAACACCCTGGAAGTGGAAGGCGAAAACGGCAAAACCGTGATCAACTTCGACAACGCGATCATCGCGGCGGGTTCCCGTCCGATCGAACTGCCGTTCATTCCGCATAACGATCCGCGCGTGTGGGACTCCACCGACGCACTGGAACTGAAAACCGTTCCTGAACGCCTGCTGGTCATGGGTGGCGGTATCATCGGTCTGGAAATGGGCACCGTATACCATGCGCTGGGTTCACAGATTGACGTGGTTGAAATGTTCGACCAGGTTATCCCGGCTGCGGATAAAGACATTGTTAAAGTCTTCACCAAGCGCATCAGCAAGAAATTCAACCTGATGCTGGAAACCAAAGTGACTGCCGTTGAAGCGAAAGAAGACGGTATTTACGTTTCCATGGAAGGCAAAAAAGCCCCGTCCGAACCACAACGTTACGACGCCGTGCTGGTTGCTATCGGCCGTGTGCCGAACGGTAAAAACCTCGACGCAGGCAAAGCCGGTGTTGAAGTGGACGACCGTGGTTTCATCCGCGTTGACAAGCAGCTGCGCACTAACGTGCCGCACATCTTCGCCATCGGCGATATCGTCGGTCAGCCGATGCTGGCGCACAAAGGTGTTCACGAAGGTCACGTTGCCGCTGAAGTTATCGCCGGTAAGAAACACTACTTCGATCCGAAAGTTATTCCATCCATTGCTTACACTGAACCAGAAGTTGCATGGGTGGGTCTGACCGAGAAAGAAGCGAAAGAGAAAGGCATCAGCTTTGAAACTGCCACCTTCCCGTGGGCGGCTTCTGGCCGTGCTATCGCTTCCGACTGCGCAGACGGTATGACCAAACTGATCTTCGACAAAGAGACTCACCGTGTGATCGGTGGTGCGATTGTCGGCACCAACGGCGGCGAGCTGCTGGGTGAAATCGGCCTGGCGATCGAAATGGGCTGTGACGCTGAAGACATCGCGCTGACCATCCACGCACACCCGACTCTGCACGAGTCCGTGGGTCTGGCAGCCGAAGTGTTCGAAGGTAGCATCACCGACCTGCCGAACGCGAAAGCGAAGAAGAAATAATCTTCTGAGTAGTTATGCCGGATGACGGCTTGCGCTTCTGTGGAGGCGTAGGCCTGATAAGCGAAGCGCCATCAGGCAAATAAAAAGCGGCTTAACGGCCGCTTTTTTTACATCTGCCATTCCACCGCCTTCCACGGCTCGTGCCCGCTAAACTGGTTGCTGGTCGTCACCCAGCAGAGCGGTTAGCTGCGGACTGTTTTTTCCCGCCACAGCATGAGCAAAAGCGACGGCGGCTTCCTCTGGCGTAGAGAACATTTTCTGTGCGTAGCTCACTAAGGGCAGCGATATCAGCAGGGCGCTAAACAGGATTTTTTTCATTATTGGCTCCGATTAACGACGGCGAAATTCATGATGCTCAGCTCTGGC from Citrobacter sp. RHB25-C09 harbors:
- the pdhR gene encoding pyruvate dehydrogenase complex transcriptional repressor PdhR is translated as MAYSKIRQPKLSDVIEQQLEFLILEGTLRPGEKLPPERELAKQFDVSRPSLREAIQRLEAKGLLLRRQGGGTFVQSSLWQSFSDPLVELLSDHPESQFDLLETRHALEGIAAYYAALRSTDEDKTRIRELHHAIELAQESGDLDGESDAVLQYQIAVTEAAHNVVLLHLLRCMEPMLAQNVRQNFELLYSRREMLPLVSSHRTRIFEAIIAGKPEEAREASHRHLAFIEEILLDRSREESRRERALRRLEQRKN
- the ampE gene encoding beta-lactamase regulator AmpE, whose protein sequence is MTLFTTLLVLLVERLFKLGEHWQIDHRLETFFRRIKRFSMARTIGMTIVAMLITFLLLRALDGLLFDVPTIVVWILTGLLCIGAGKVRMHYHAYLNAASRDDAHARTTMASELTLIHGVPPDCDERDFLRELQNALLWINFRFYLAPLFWFIAGGSWGPVLLVGYAFLRSWQSWLARYLTPHERLQSGIDAILHVVDWIPVRLVGVVYALIGHGEKALPAWFASLADLHTSQYHVLARLAQFSLAREPHTDKVETPKAAVSMAKKTSLVLVVVIALLTIYGTLI
- a CDS encoding MFS transporter encodes the protein MVNGKLSVKEKIGYGMGDAGCNIIFGAIMLFVNYFYTDIFGLAPALVGVLLLSVRVIDAVTDPIMGAIADRTQSKYGRFRPWLLWIAFPYALFSILMFTTPEWTYSSKVIYAFVTYFLLSLTYTAINIPYCSLGGVITNDPKERVACQSYRFVLVGIATLLLSLTLLPMVDWFGGGNKAKGYQMAMTVLAIVGMCMFLFCFATVRERVRPAVPTHDDMKNDFKDVWKNDQWIRILLLTLCNVCPGFIRMAATMYYVTWVMGESTHFATIFISLGVVGMMLGSVLAKVLTDRWCKLKVFFWTNIALAIFSCAFYFFDPKATLMIVVLYFLLNILHQIPSPLHWSLMADVDDYGEWKTGKRITGISFSGNLFFLKLGLAIAGAMVGFLLSWYGYDAGAKAQSDTAINGIMLLFTVIPGVGYLITAGVVRLLKVDRELMKQIQDDLEKRRTNYRELNDYQELKAAESVRKA
- the ampD gene encoding 1,6-anhydro-N-acetylmuramyl-L-alanine amidase AmpD; amino-acid sequence: MLLDKGWLVEARRVPSPHYDCRPDDEMPSLLVVHNISLPPGEFGGPWIDALFTGAIDPDAHPFFAEIAHLRVSAHCLIRRDGEIVQYVPFDKRAWHAGVSCYQGRERCNDFSIGIELEGTDTLAYTDAQYHQLATVTRALIKLYPAIAENITGHCNIAPERKTDPGPAFDWARFRALVTPSSNKEMT
- the aroP gene encoding aromatic amino acid transporter AroP → MMESQQHGEQLKRGLKNRHIQLIALGGAIGTGLFLGSASVIQSAGPGIILGYAIAGFIAFLIMRQLGEMVVEEPVAGSFSHFAYKYWGSFAGFASGWNYWVLYVLVAMAELTAVGKYIQFWYPEIPTWASAAVFFVVINAINLTNVKVFGEMEFWFAIIKVIAVVAMILFGGWLLFSGNGGPQATVRNLWEQGGFLPHGMTGLVMMMAIIMFSFGGLELVGITAAEADNPEQSIPKATNQVIYRILIFYVGSLAVLLSLLPWTRVTADTSPFVLIFHELGDTFVANALNVVVLTAALSVYNSCVYCNSRMLFGLAQQGNAPKFLLSVDKRGVPVNTIIVSAIVTALCVLINYMAPESAFGLLMALVVSALVINWAMISLAHMKFRRAKQQQGVKTRFPALLYPLGNWVCLIFMAAVLVIMLMTPGMAISVYLIPVWLVILGVGYICKQKTAKPVKAH
- a CDS encoding family 43 glycosylhydrolase — protein: MQNWPNPFIEQRADPFILRDGHDYYFIASVPEYDRLEIRRANSLEGLRSAPPVIVWRKPDTGPMCELIWAPEIHHLNGKWYIYFAAAHTQALDKLGMFQHRMYALECADADPLSGTWTEKGQIITPFDTFALDATTFHHQGKQWYLWAQKSPDIAGNSNIYLAEMANPWTIKGEPVMLSHPEYDWECRGFWVNEGPAVLTHGDRLFISYSASATDENYCMGLLWIDVNADPLNPANWHKSPRPVFATSYENRQYGPGHNSFTQTPEGEDVLVYHARNYTEIEGDPLYDPNRHTRLKLVRWDENGMPDFGIPPADTL